From the Candidatus Bathyarchaeota archaeon genome, one window contains:
- a CDS encoding zinc-ribbon domain-containing protein → MAYCSACGVQLPEDALFCPKCGKKVTPTPENTATPSDEMREALTKMSAEMEKAFNIAAKQIQDAFKTAKENVQKNIKEPQICPNCQQKNLSTALYCAKCGQRLPEKQTRTTKTKDNNTDKTKDNNTT, encoded by the coding sequence ATGGCTTATTGTAGCGCCTGTGGCGTCCAACTCCCCGAAGACGCCCTATTCTGCCCTAAATGCGGCAAAAAAGTAACCCCCACACCCGAAAACACAGCCACCCCCTCAGACGAAATGCGCGAAGCCCTAACCAAAATGAGCGCCGAAATGGAGAAAGCCTTCAACATAGCAGCCAAACAAATCCAAGACGCCTTCAAAACCGCCAAAGAAAACGTCCAAAAAAACATAAAAGAACCCCAAATCTGCCCCAACTGCCAACAAAAAAACCTCTCCACCGCCCTATACTGTGCTAAATGCGGACAAAGACTCCCCGAAAAACAAACCCGCACAACTAAAACAAAAGACAACAACACCGACAAAACAAAAGACAACAACACAACCTAA